The Streptomyces sp. NBC_00483 genome contains the following window.
GGTGCCCTGCGTCGACTGGTCCTGCGAGACGCGCGGCAGGTCGACACCGGCCTGCTTGTACGCGGCCTGCACCAGGCCCGAGCAGTCCCAGGAGCTGGGGCCCGTGCCGCCGGACACGTAGGCGTCGCCGATGTGCGACTTGACGAACGAGACCACGGCGGCGGCGGAGCCGCTGGCCGGGGCGGGGGCCTCGTCGGAGGAGGACGCGGTGGTCGCCTGGAGCGTGGTGCGCTCGCTGGAGCGGGAGGCGGCGGCCTTCTCGGCGGCCTCGCGCTTGGCGGCGGCCTCGGCCTTGGCCTTGGCTTCGGCCTTCTTCTTGGCCTCGGCCTTCTTCTCGGCGGCGACCTGGTCCTTCTTCGCCTGGTCCGCGGCCTTGTCGAAGGCCGCCTGGCGCTCGGCCTGGACCTGGTAGTTCGCCGCGGCCTGCTGGGTGGCGTCCGCGGACTGGGCGACCTGCGAGGACAGGTCGGTGGTGAGCGTGGGCATCTCCATGGTCTGCGTCACCGGCTCGGCGGCGTTGGCCGAACCAGCCGCACCAGCGACTGCCAGGGTGCTGAGGACGCCACCGGTAACTCCGGCGCGCAGGGCCATCTTCGAGGCGCTGCGACGGGGCTTCCGGTGGCTGGGTATGTGAGCGGTGTGGGACATGAGACCAACCGGTATCAGGGCCTCCCCGATCCCTTCAAGAAACGTGTGGTGCGCCACAGTTGTGAAGCACGGGCACGAAACCCCGGCCCGACAGGCTTTATTGACGCCGTAACGGGCAAAGCGGACAGCCCTCCACGAGCCCCTGAACACGGGTTTTCTGCAATACGCCCGAATTGCCCGACGCTTACCACCCGTTGAGGCAGTTGGCCAAGCCCGGTTTCTGACGGTGTGACTACCACGTGACGCAGGTCACAAGTGGACCCCTAGGGGATGCGATGCACACGCGATGAACACATCTCGCGTCCACTCCCGTTCACACTCATCACGCCAACGTGTGAACGACGTCCAATATCAGCCAACCGCGTCCAGCACCAATTTGCTTGCGGTCTCCGCGCCTTGATAGTGGGCGCACCTCTGCGACCTGGGGTAACGCACCAAGTTGTCACCACTGGTGATCACTCAGGTGCTTCGCGTGTGAAGATCACCGCTCATCCGACTTCATGATCCTTCGTCAG
Protein-coding sequences here:
- a CDS encoding C40 family peptidase; amino-acid sequence: MSHTAHIPSHRKPRRSASKMALRAGVTGGVLSTLAVAGAAGSANAAEPVTQTMEMPTLTTDLSSQVAQSADATQQAAANYQVQAERQAAFDKAADQAKKDQVAAEKKAEAKKKAEAKAKAEAAAKREAAEKAAASRSSERTTLQATTASSSDEAPAPASGSAAAVVSFVKSHIGDAYVSGGTGPSSWDCSGLVQAAYKQAGVDLPRVSQDQSTQGTQVGLDNLQAGDILYWGGSGSAYHVAIYVGGGNFVGAQNSSTGVVEKPLSYDQPTGAVRVL